The Streptomyces sp. JB150 genomic interval CGCGAAGCTGGGCGATAGGTTCGAGCGGCGGCACCCCGGCACCGAGGTCACCTTCAGCTTCGGCGGCAGCGACAGCCTCGCCGCGGGCATCACCAACGGCGCCCCCGCCGACGTCTTCGCCGCCGCGAGCCCGAAGACCATGTCCCTGGTGACGGACGAGGAGGGCACGGCCGGCAAGCCGGTCACCTTCGTGCGCAACCAGCTGGAGATCGCCACCCTGCCGGGCAACCCCGACGGGATCGCCTCGCTCAAGGACCTCACCGAGTCCGGTGTGAAGGTCGTCCTGTGCGACAAGGAGGTGCCCTGCGGGGCAGCCGCGCAGAAGGCCCTCGCCGCAGCCAAGGTCGACCTGGAGCCCGTCTCCTACGAACAGGACGTCAAGGGCGCCCTGACCAAGGTGGAGCTGAAGGAGGCCGACGCGGCGCTCGTGTACCGGACGGACGTCCGGGCCGCCGGGGACAAGGTGGACGGTGTGGACTTCCCCGAGTCGGCCGACGCCGTCAACGACTACCCGATCGCCCTGCTCAAGGACGCGCCGAACAGCACGGCCGCCAAGGCCTTCATCGAGCTGGTCCGAAGCGCCGAGGGCCGCGAGGTGCTGACCGGGGCCGGGTTCCTCACGCCATGAGCCCCGGGAGCCGGGCGGGCGGGCCGCCTCGTACGCGCACCGGGGGCGCCCGCGTGGTGCCCCTGCCGCTGCTGCTGCCCGCCCTCATGGGCCTTGCGTTCCTGCTGGTCCCGCTGCTCGCCCTGCTCGTGCGCACCCCCTGGAGCAGCCTGCCCGACCAACTGACCAGCCCCGGGGTGTGGGAGGCGCTGCGGCTGTCCCTGATCTGCGCCACGGCCGCGACCGCGCTCAGCCTGGTCCTCGGGGTGCCCCTGGCGTGGCTGCTGGCCCGCACCGAGTTCCCCGGCCGCGGCCTGGTCCGGGCCCTGGTGACCCTGCCGCTCGTGCTGCCGCCCGTGGTGGGCGGTGTCGCCCTGCTGCTCGCGCTCGGCCGCAACGGCGTCGTGGGCCGGTGGCTGGACGCGTGGTTCGGCATCACCCTGCCGTTCACCACGGCGGGCGTCGTCCTCGCGGAGACCTTCGTCGCCATGCCCTTCCTGGTCATCAGCGTGGAGGGCACCCTGCGCGCCGCCGACCGGCGCTACGAGGAGGCCGCCACGACCCTCGGCGCCTCCCGGTTCACCGCCTTCCGCCGGGTCACCCTGCCGCTGATCGCCCCCGGCGTCGCGGCGGGCGCCGTCCTCGCCTGGGCCCGCGCCCTCGGCGAGTTCGGCGCGACGATCACCTTCGCGGGCAACTTCCCCGGCCGCACCCAGACCATGCCGCTCGCCGTCTACCTGGCCCTCCAGAACGACCCCGCCGCCGCCATCGCCCTCAGCCTGGTCCTCCTCGCCGTCTCCATCGCGGTCCTGGCGGGCCTGCGGGACCGCTGGATGAGAACCACATGACCCCCATGACAGAGCACGACGCACCGAGGACCAGCACGCCGGACAACGGCCTGGACGCCCACCTGGTCGTCGACCGCCGCTCCTTCCGCCTGGACATCTCCCTCGCCGCCGCCCCCGGCGACGTCGTCGCCCTCCTCGGCCCGAACGGCGCGGGCAAGACCACCGCGCTGCGCGCCCTCGCCGGGCTGACCCCGCTCACCGGCGGCCACCTCCGCCTGGACGGCGTCGCCCTGGACCGCACGCCGCCGGAGTTTCGCCCGGTCGGCGTGGTCTTCCAGGACTACCTGCTCTTCCCTCATCTGACGGCGCTCGACAACGTGGCGTTCGGCCCGCGCTGCCGGGGCGCGAGCAAGGCGGAGGCCCGCGCACAGGCCGCCGCCTGGCTGGAGCGCATGGGCCTCGCGGAGCACGCGCGCGCCAGACCGCGCCGCCTCTCCGGCGGCCAGGCCCAGCGCGTCGCCCTCGCCCGCGCCCTGGCCACCCGCCCGCGGCTGCTGCTCCTGGACGAACCGCTGGCCGCCCTGGACGCCCGTACCCGCCTGGACGTACGGGCGCAGCTGCGCCACCACCTGGCCGGTTTCGAGGCGGTCGCCGTCCTGGTCACCCACGACCCGCTGGACGCCATGGTGCTGGCCGACCGGCTGGTGGTCGTGGAGCACGGCCGGGTCGTCCAGGAGGGCACCCCGGCCGAGATCGCCCGCCGTCCCCGCACCGACTACGTCGCCCAGCTGGTCGGCCTGAACCTCTACAAGGGCACCGCCGACGGACACACCGTCCGCCTCGACGCGGGCCCCGCCATCACCACCACCGAAGACCTCCGCGGCCCGGTCTTCGTCGCCTTCCCGCCGGGAGCGGTCACCCTCTACCGCGACCGCC includes:
- the modA gene encoding molybdate ABC transporter substrate-binding protein, whose amino-acid sequence is MTTRTARRALRIAAAGAGAMALLTLSACSASSSPSSSSSSSGDTAADTPVAPKLSGTVTVFAAASLKESFAKLGDRFERRHPGTEVTFSFGGSDSLAAGITNGAPADVFAAASPKTMSLVTDEEGTAGKPVTFVRNQLEIATLPGNPDGIASLKDLTESGVKVVLCDKEVPCGAAAQKALAAAKVDLEPVSYEQDVKGALTKVELKEADAALVYRTDVRAAGDKVDGVDFPESADAVNDYPIALLKDAPNSTAAKAFIELVRSAEGREVLTGAGFLTP
- a CDS encoding ABC transporter ATP-binding protein, producing MTEHDAPRTSTPDNGLDAHLVVDRRSFRLDISLAAAPGDVVALLGPNGAGKTTALRALAGLTPLTGGHLRLDGVALDRTPPEFRPVGVVFQDYLLFPHLTALDNVAFGPRCRGASKAEARAQAAAWLERMGLAEHARARPRRLSGGQAQRVALARALATRPRLLLLDEPLAALDARTRLDVRAQLRHHLAGFEAVAVLVTHDPLDAMVLADRLVVVEHGRVVQEGTPAEIARRPRTDYVAQLVGLNLYKGTADGHTVRLDAGPAITTTEDLRGPVFVAFPPGAVTLYRDRPTGSSARNLWRCAVTGLETHGDQIRAALTGELPLVADLTTVAAAELDLHAGAEVWATVKATQTHAYPA
- the modB gene encoding molybdate ABC transporter permease subunit; translation: MSPGSRAGGPPRTRTGGARVVPLPLLLPALMGLAFLLVPLLALLVRTPWSSLPDQLTSPGVWEALRLSLICATAATALSLVLGVPLAWLLARTEFPGRGLVRALVTLPLVLPPVVGGVALLLALGRNGVVGRWLDAWFGITLPFTTAGVVLAETFVAMPFLVISVEGTLRAADRRYEEAATTLGASRFTAFRRVTLPLIAPGVAAGAVLAWARALGEFGATITFAGNFPGRTQTMPLAVYLALQNDPAAAIALSLVLLAVSIAVLAGLRDRWMRTT